A single Acropora palmata chromosome 5, jaAcrPala1.3, whole genome shotgun sequence DNA region contains:
- the LOC141881492 gene encoding uncharacterized protein LOC141881492: MIATEQAFLVPQNLDEAETLVNKLTIEDLRAFCFTFGLSQDGTKASLKERLMEYYEEKFKSSLGSPVPMPRRRHSAESPKTTEKEMFPCKTNLEYSANRKLNFLEKNAKGVCDELEKLLHAEAALTRIESQLKRLSKYETDCLHSVEEILANVEEDSLIEETLKDWGEFHSGILRISGRAEEFIAQSRAKYSSSEYSENITGVKLPLLQLPKFSGNVLEWSAFYDAFLASVDSHKRLSNVQKFTHLRSCLNGRAYKCIEGYAVTNDNYPKALQDLRGRFGRKRLLVNELVKSILNLDVPVKTDGKSLRHLYDTLRNRMRSLESLGLKPDNNPSLSMVLLPIFDTKLPRELKEKWEFELTKYEDDKEINIKKFFRFLEGHVLSKEAHYDMKSSSPKPRKRFGRETGSRIPDNEEYTSAQALVGSSDFKKVKCGFCGKNHETIKCPSALNKTPDERWQMLMKRKGAPTCFNCLQPGSISHNSRTCKAPRCPVDECGRKHHQLLHTSDKPIENEGDIQVVSGFVCTNKQNLLPTASAKLMHEDKECQIRILLDSGSQQTFLKKSIADDLNLKSLGSPATMNIKVLGGQEQRKRMDRVRFMLTPLDSGVDQAVSIDAWTISSVCAPLTAVDVDVRKCAHLRNLKLADTFPRKAAPVDLLVGADQYYKLVQGNIRRGRLGTPIATKSRLGWLLSGPVPGSRTDEGTTAMLTVTRIEDPNDQLRRFWELDAIGVVDQQNNVRSVEEEDALNQFNSSCNFNGDRYEVSLPWKKDHPPLVDNYQQAYQRLISIERNLIKHVEKKRMYCDAVNQYIDDGHARAIVKEDSKADKIRYLPHHAVFREDRTTTKCRVVFDGSAKTADGVSLNSCLLKGPKLQPDLGHVMIRFRCHRIGLMADIKKIFLQIKLKREDQNSHRFLWRDFRADKTPDVYCMTRITFGDTPSPFLSIATVQKHVREHEEDYPVAAKEVKENMYVDDILTGAPDDDCAVQLKDDLCNLLSKGGFPLTKWASNSQKVMEATPLRERAPTLMSTADPEKMSDSLKALGTSWNTQDDLLTFTNVSSILTEADPKTKRSLISLYSRIFDPIGLLTPFLMVPKLLFQELWARGLDWDQSLDTDIAEAWETWKQELADVSHIEVHRWLLHGLPSVDKVELHGFGDASQRAIDQQFTSVLKTEKATESPI, encoded by the coding sequence CGAATCGAAAGTTGAACTTTCTGGAGAAGAATGCAAAAGGAGTGTGTGACGAATTGGAAAAATTGCTTCATGCGGAGGCTGCTCTCACGAGAATAGAAAGTCAATTAAAGAGGTTGAGTAAATACGAAACTGATTGTTTACATTCTGTGGAAGAAATTTTGGCGAACGTTGAAGAAGATTCATTGATTGAAGAAACTTTAAAAGATTGGGGCGAATTTCATTCAGGAATCCTAAGAATCTCTGGAAGGGCCGAAGAATTTATCGCCCAAAGCAGAGCGAAGTATTCTTCAAGTGAATACTCCGAGAACATCACGGGTGTTAAGCTGCCTCTGTTACAGTTGCCCAAGTTTTCTGGAAACGTACTGGAATGGTCAGCCTTTTACGATGCATTTCTGGCATCGGTTGACTCTCATAAAAGACTTAGCAACGTGCAGAAGTTTACCCATTTGAGATCGTGTTTGAATGGCAGGGCGTACAAGTGTATTGAGGGTTACGCGGTCACTAACGATAACTATCCAAAGGCACTACAAGACTTACGAGGTCGTTTTGGGCGGAAGCGTTTGTTAGTGAACGAACTTGTCAAgtccattttgaatttggatGTTCCGGTAAAAACTGATGGAAAGTCTTTGAGACATTTGTATGATACGTTGCGAAACCGAATGAGGAGTTTGGAGTCGCTTGGTCTCAAGCCTGATAACAACCCTAGCCTATCCATGGTGTTGCTTCCTATTTTTGACACGAAGCTACCACGTGAGCTCAAAGAGAAATGGGAGTTCGAGCTCACGAAATATGAAGATGACAAGGAGATCAATATCAAGAAATTCTTTCGATTCTTGGAAGGTCACGTGCTCAGTAAAGAGGCTCACTATGATATGAAGAGTAGTTCACCAAAACCCAGAAAACGATTTGGTAGAGAAACAGGGTCCAGGATCCCGGATAACGAAGAGTATACTTCCGCACAAGCCCTAGTCGGATCTTCCGACTTCAAGAAAGTGAAGTGTGGGTTTTGTGGGAAGAATCATGAAACTATTAAGTGTCCGTCAGCCTTGAACAAGACGCCTGACGAAAGATGGCAAATGCTAATGAAACGCAAAGGTGCTCCAACATGTTTTAATTGTCTGCAGCCAGGTAGCATATCTCATAATTCAAGGACCTGCAAGGCACCGCGATGTCCTGTTGATGAATGTGGAAGGAAACATCACCAACTTCTACATACTTCAGACAAGCCGATTGAAAATGAAGGAGACATTCAAGTCGTATCAGGGTTTGTTtgtacaaacaaacagaattTGCTGCCAACCGCTTCTGCAAAATTGATGCATGAAGACAAGGAATGCCAAATTCGTATCCTCCTGGATAGTGGATCACAACAGACATTTCTTAAGAAATCTATTGCTGATGATTTAAATTTGAAGTCACTAGGATCTCCCGCTACTATGAATATTAAAGTACTCGGAGGTCAAGAACAGCGAAAGAGAATGGATCGCGTGAGGTTCATGTTGACACCTCTTGACTCAGGTGTTGATCAAGCAGTTTCCATTGACGCCTGGACGATAAGCAGTGTTTGCGCCCCCTTAACAGCTGTAGATGTTGATGTCAGGAAGTGTGCACACCTTAGAAACCTAAAGCTTGCAGACACCTTCCCAAGGAAAGCTGCTCCTGTTGACTTGTTAGTCGGGGCCGACCAATACTACAAGCTAGTCCAAGGAAACATTAGAAGAGGCCGTCTAGGAACACCGATCGCAACAAAGTCAAGACTGGGCTGGCTTCTGAGTGGTCCTGTCCCTGGGTCTAGGACAGACGAGGGTACAACAGCCATGTTGACAGTGACAAGAATAGAAGACCCAAACGATCAACTGAGACGATTCTGGGAACTTGACGCCATTGGAGTGGTAGATCAGCAGAATAATGTCAGATCCGTGGAAGAGGAAGACGCACTTAACCAGTTCAACAGCTCCTGTAACTTCAATGGTGATAGATATGAAGTTAGTCTCCCGTGGAAGAAAGACCACCCACCTTTAGTTGATAATTACCAACAAGCTTATCAAAGGCTCATCTCCATTGAAAGAAATCTAATCAAGCATGTGGAGAAGAAGAGAATGTATTGTGATGCAGTAAATCAATACATCGATGATGGTCATGCCCGAGCGATAGTCAAAGAAGATAGTAAAGCGGACAAGATAAGGTATCTCCCTCATCATGCAGTGTTCCGAGAAGACAGAACCACCACCAAATGCCGGGTTGTATTCGACGGTAGTGCCAAAACGGCTGATGGAGTCTCGCTCAATTCATGTCTTCTGAAGGGACCAAAGCTACAACCAGACCTGGGACATGTTATGATCAGATTCAGGTGTCATCGAATTGGTCTCATGGCGGATattaaaaagatttttctcCAAATCAAACTGAAACGTGAAGATCAAAACAGTCACAGATTTCTGTGGAGAGACTTTCGAGCTGACAAGACGCCAGATGTTTATTGTATGACCAGGATAACATTTGGAGACACACCCTCGCCCTTTCTGTCAATCGCTACAGTACAGAAACACGTCCGAGAACACGAGGAAGATTACCCAGTTGCAGCTAAAGAAGTGAAAGAGAATATGTACGTTGACGATATACTCACTGGTGCCCCAGACGACGATTGTGCAGTGCAGCTTAAAGACGACCTCTGCAATCTTCTTTCAAAAGGGGGATTTCCGTTAACAAAATGGGCTTCAAACTCCCAGAAGGTGATGGAAGCAACTCCTTTGCGAGAGAGAGCACCTACACTCATGTCAACTGCTGACCCGGAAAAGATGTCTGACTCATTAAAAGCACTAGGGACGTCATGGAATACACAAGATGATCTTTTGACCTTTACAAACGTTTCCAGTATCCTGACCGAGGCAGATCCCAAGACCAAGAGAAGTTTGATTAGCCTATATTCCAGAATATTTGATCCGATAGGGTTGTTAACTCCGTTCCTGATGGTACCAAAGTTACTATTTCAAGAACTATGGGCGCGAGGTCTTGACTGGGATCAGTCATTGGACACTGACATCGCCGAAGCATGGGAAACGTGGAAGCAGGAATTGGCCGACGTGAGTCACATCGAAGTTCATAGATGGTTATTGCATGGTTTGCCATCCGTTGACAAAGTAGAGCTCCATGGATTCGGAGACGCCAGTCAAAGAGCCATAGATCAGCAGTTTACCTCTGTGCTGAAGACCGAGAAGGCAACAGAGTCTCCAATTTAG
- the LOC141881491 gene encoding uncharacterized protein LOC141881491, translating into MAKSRVAPAKQVTLPRLELLAAFITAKLINYVMEALQIMTDAVYAWSDSQIALAWIKGPSSRWKVFVANRVQDIQQRVAPSQWRFCPGNQNPADFLTRGISASQLKENELWWNGPQWLKQSCRHWPVRETLEREDPECLVEARKEAQEVPHASCFVCLPPVDESTALATRYETWQQIGELCNKKQVSERSCIVKLDPQFDETKRLLVVGGRLQFAQIPEEEKHQIIIPHNDPVIEKLIMHVHLKASHAGPETTLAVLRQRFWLTQGRREVKRVLRKCLTCKHWRTQPVQQKMAPLPAERLQIAPPFTNIGLDFTGPLYLKVKEGSKTSTSKAYVCIFICEDSRAVHLELLISMTTEDFLQAFRRMANRRGMAEVIHSDNQTTFHKAAKVFKASTQRMKLAKIDPSVVENKLADQGVKWKFITERASHRGGQWERVCRQLKEPLRKVLGRAFLTYTEMMTVLTDIEAMINSRPLTYIGDDIRDGRIITPALLAIGRDLERLPDNPPKKADVSLSERYRYQQRLQNHFWSRWLREYLPGLTVRQKWTREEIPLKENDVVLISEDNLPRGKWRIGKVIQTYPGKDDRVRTVKLQTKKGIINRPVQKLHLLEEHKQRVTSENRHEDQADNQFPEVRRVGNDCSSFVGEDVQARVQLTYPYKSRFGRVIRPPKRL; encoded by the exons ATGGCAAAGTCCAGAGTTGCGCCAGCTAAGCAAGTTACCTTACCAAGGCTAGAACTTCTTGCAGCATTCATAACCGCCAAGCTGATAAATTACGTCATGGAAGCTCTCCAAATAATGACGGACGCAGTTTACGCTTGGTCGGACAGTCAGATTGCGCTTGCGTGGATAAAGGGACCCAGTTCCAGGTGGAAAGTTTTCGTAGCAAACAGAGTTCAAGATATCCAACAAAGGGTTGCACCAAGCCAGTGGAGATTCTGCCCAGGAAACCAGAATCCTGCAGACTTTCTCACAAGAGGGATTTCAGCATCTCAGCTCAAGGAAAACGAACTTTGGTGGAATGGTCCTCAATGGTTAAAGCAATCTTGTCGTCACTGGCCAGTCCGTGAGACGCTTGAACGAGAAGATCCAGAGTGTCTAGTCGAAGCAAGAAAAGAAGCACAAGAAGTACCACATGCAAGTTGTTTTGTATGTCTACCACCTGTTGATGAAAGCACTGCATTAGCAACAAGATACGAAACCTGGCAGC AAATTGGAGAACTGTGTAACAAGAAACAAGTGTCTGAAAGAAGTTGCATAGTTAAGCTTGATCCTCAGTTTGACGAAACTAAGAGATTGCTtgtggttggtggccgtcttCAGTTTGCTCAAATACCTGAAGAAGAAAAGcatcaaattattattccacaCAATGATCCTGTTATTGAAAAACTGATCATGCACGTACATTTGAAAGCAAGTCACGCTGGACCAGAGACTACTCTCGCAGTTCTACGTCAGCGATTTTGGCTTACACAAGGAAGACGAGAAGTGAAACGAGTCTTGAGAAAATGTCTCACTTGCAAGCATTGGAGAACTCAGCCAGTTCAACAAAAGATGGCACCCCTACCTGCTGAGAGACTACAGATAGCACCACCATTTACCAACATTGGTCTAGATTTCACAGGTCCGTTGTACTTGAAAGTAAAAGAAGGTTCCAAGACATCTACTTCAAAAGCCTACGTATGTATTTTTATCTGTGAAGATTCCCGTGCAGTCCATTTGGAGCTATTAATCAGTATGACAACAGAGGACTTCTTGCAAGCCTTTCGACGTATGGCTAATCGAAGAGGAATGGCGGAGGTGATTCATTCAGATAATCAGACTACGTTCCACAAGGCCGCAAAGGTTTTCAAGGCATCGACTCAAAGAATGAAATTAGCGAAGATAGACCCAAGCGTTGTAGAAAACAAATTGGCCGACCAAGGCGTAAAGTGGAAGTTTATTACAGAAAGAGCCAGTCATCGAGGAGGTCAGTGGGAAAGAGTATGCCGACAACTCAAGGAACCACTGAGGAAAGTGTTGGGTAGAGCCTTCCTCACTTACACGGAGATGATGACAGTCTTAACAGACATAGAAGCTATGATCAACTCACGTCCCCTCACTTATATTGGTGACGACATCAGAGATGGAAGAATTATTACTCCAGCATTGCTTGCCATTGGAAGAGACTTAGAACGTCTACCAGATAACCCTCCCAAGAAAGCAGACGTGTCGCTCTCGGAACGTTATAGATATCAACAACGACTTCAAAATCACTTTTGGTCCCGTTGGCTGCGAGAATATTTGCCCGGACTCACTGTTCGTCAAAAGTGGACAAGAGAAGAAATTccactgaaagaaaatgacGTCGTTCTGATATCCGAAGATAACCTTCCCAGAGGAAAATGGAGGATCGGTAAAGTCATACAAACCTATCCCGGAAAAGACGACAGGGTTCGCACCGTGAAGCTCCAAACTAAGAAAGGAATCATTAACAGACCAGTGCAGAAGTTACACTTGTTAGAAGAACATAAACAGAGAGTTACCAGTGAGAATCGCCATGAAGACCAGGCAGACAATCAGTTTCCCGAGGTCCGAAGAGTAGGAAATGACTGTTCGTCATTCGTGGGGGAGGATGTACAAGCCCGCGTGCAATTGACATATCCGTATAAATCACGATTTGGACGCGTAATTAGGCCTCCTAAGAGATTATAA
- the LOC141880705 gene encoding hyaluronidase-1-like, which produces MATCFQRAVFIAFVVALQDCHSKQCLEGPPLPNRPFITVWNTPTDKCKDKWNVSLDLDAFDFVVNRNQTWCGEYIVIFYNDQLGLYPFFDSDGKAVNGGLPQLVNLTEHLIKVEEDIGRMIPDPDFQGIGVIDWEYWRPVFDRNWGTYSIYRRKSMDLVRTRYPSVPDSLVEVMARIQFEAAAQQFMEGTILYVQKLRPKSHWGFYGFPNCHNVKNAEPCSNSTRKQNDQISWMFESSSALFPSIYLNDERKINHTSYVKYRLLEGFQHSRKSDGQIIPVYPYVRITYAVSEIYLNLGDVIATVVQSAEEGVPGIVIWGDHLSDKTKIACTELKTYVDKYLGPIVKNLTSITQACSAQFCSSHGRCRFKWNSVEHQKATYLQHSLDLTEQWKFLGCRCYNKWRSKNCGSPSLD; this is translated from the exons ATGGCAACATGTTTCCAGCGCGCTGTGTTCATTGCctttgttgttgctttgcaAGATTGCCATAGTAAACAATGTTTGGAAGGGCCTCCCCTTCCAAACAGACCTTTCATAACAGTGTGGAACACTCCAACAGATAAATGCAAAGACAAATGGAATGTTAGCCTGGATTTGGATGCCTTTGACTTCGTTGTGAATCGAAATCAAACTTGGTGTGGAGAATACATTGTGATATTCTACAACGATCAGCTGGGCCTCTATCCATTTTTTGATAGTGATGGAAAAGCTGTAAACGGTGGTCTTCCTCAG CTCGTAAACTTGACTGAGCATCTTATAAAAGTTGAAGAGGACATAGGAAGAATGATTCCCGATCCAGACTTTCAGGGGATTGGTGTGATTGATTGGGAGTACTGGAGACCTGTATTTGACAGAAACTGGGGTACTTATTCTATTTACAG AAGAAAATCCATGGATTTGGTCAGAACAAGATATCCATCAGTGCCAGACTCATTAGTCGAGGTTATGGCTAGGATACAGTTTGAAGCAGCAGCCCAACAGTTCATGGAGGGAACCATTCTTTATGTTCAAAAGCTTCGACCTAAATCTCACTGGGGATTTTACGGTTTTCCAAACTGTCATAATGTGAAGAATGCAGAGCCTTGCAGTAATTCAACACGTAAACAGAATGATCAGATATCATGGATGTTTGAATCAAGTTCAGCGCTGTTCCCATCAATATACCTCAATGATGAAAGGAAGATAAATCACACATCCTATGTCAAATACAGATTATTGGAGGGCTTTCAGCATTCCAGAAAATCTGATGGCCAAATTATCCCAGTTTACCCTTATGTTCGCATAACATATGCTGTTTCAGAGATATATCTGAACTTG GGAGATGTAATAGCAACTGTAGTTCAATCAGCTGAGGAAGGAGTGCCTGGCATTGTGATCTGGGGAGATCACCTATCAGATAAAACCAAGATAGCCTGCACAGAATTGAAGACTTATGTTGATAAGTACCTAGGTCCGATTGTCAAAAACTTGACTTCCATCACTCAAGCATGCAGTGCACAATTTTGTAGTTCACATGGCCGTTGCAGATTCAAGTGGAATTCTGTTGAGCACCAAAAAGCTACGTATCTCCAACATTCACTAGATTTGACTGAGCAATGGAAGTTTTTGGGCTGCAGATGCTACAATAAGTGGAGAAGTAAAAACTGTGGCTCTCCAAGTTTAGATTAA